Proteins encoded together in one Maricaulis maris window:
- a CDS encoding alkaline phosphatase PhoX gives MSLSRRHFLRNSAATTLAFSGLSVLAACQSRTPDGQGYFNQVDVLGDLQADPQGLFDLPRGFSYDVISTAGQPMSDGLVVPGDFDGMACFQKADGRIVLVRNHELRIGDAEKTPFGLDNAGLDLIDRSRVHDWDENGNPHIGGTSHIVLDPETLAVEDEYLSLVGTINNCAGGPTPWGSWLTCEETETNAGPDAGVEHGYVFEVPAEATGLVEPVPLKAMGRFRHEAVAIDPRTLIAYETEDQYGRALFYRFLPNVPGQLVEGGQLQALAVRGRPGLDVRNWEGTSIQPGEWVDVEWVDLDDPEAPNADLAARGIAAGAAHFTRGEGIWWGENECYFACTDGGPEHLGQIWRYQPSPAEGEAGEAASPGRLQLFFESSDAAVMDKCDNLCVAPWGDLIVVEDGDEDQYIRGVTPNGEVYTIGRNAASGPDGQKSEICGPCFSPDGSTLFFNVQRYPGRTFAVRGPWPARSS, from the coding sequence ATGTCCCTGTCCCGTCGTCACTTCCTGCGCAACAGCGCGGCAACCACCCTGGCCTTCTCCGGCCTGTCCGTTCTGGCCGCGTGTCAGAGCCGTACCCCGGACGGACAAGGCTATTTCAACCAGGTTGACGTGCTCGGTGATCTGCAGGCCGATCCGCAAGGCCTGTTCGATCTGCCGCGCGGCTTCAGCTATGACGTCATCTCCACAGCGGGTCAGCCGATGAGTGACGGGCTCGTCGTCCCCGGTGACTTTGACGGCATGGCCTGTTTCCAGAAAGCCGATGGCCGCATTGTCCTGGTCCGCAATCACGAACTGCGCATCGGCGATGCCGAGAAGACGCCCTTCGGCCTCGACAATGCCGGGCTGGATCTGATCGATCGTTCGCGCGTTCACGACTGGGACGAGAACGGCAATCCGCATATCGGCGGCACCAGCCACATTGTTCTCGATCCCGAGACGCTGGCGGTGGAAGACGAATATCTCTCGCTGGTCGGCACGATCAATAATTGCGCCGGCGGTCCGACGCCGTGGGGCAGCTGGCTGACCTGCGAGGAGACCGAAACCAATGCCGGTCCGGATGCCGGCGTCGAGCACGGCTATGTCTTCGAAGTGCCCGCCGAGGCCACGGGCCTGGTGGAGCCGGTGCCGCTCAAGGCAATGGGCCGCTTCCGCCACGAGGCGGTGGCCATCGATCCGCGCACGCTGATCGCCTACGAGACCGAGGACCAGTATGGGCGCGCCCTGTTCTACCGCTTCCTGCCGAACGTTCCCGGGCAACTGGTCGAGGGCGGCCAGCTCCAGGCGCTTGCCGTGCGGGGCCGTCCGGGCCTGGACGTCCGCAACTGGGAGGGCACCTCCATCCAGCCGGGCGAGTGGGTCGATGTCGAATGGGTCGACCTTGATGATCCCGAAGCCCCCAATGCCGACCTTGCTGCTCGCGGCATCGCCGCCGGGGCGGCTCACTTCACCCGTGGCGAGGGCATCTGGTGGGGTGAGAATGAATGCTATTTCGCCTGTACCGATGGCGGCCCCGAGCATCTCGGCCAGATCTGGCGCTACCAGCCAAGCCCGGCTGAGGGCGAGGCCGGCGAAGCCGCATCGCCAGGGCGCCTCCAGCTGTTCTTCGAGAGCAGCGACGCCGCCGTCATGGACAAGTGCGACAATCTCTGTGTCGCCCCTTGGGGTGACCTGATCGTGGTCGAGGACGGTGATGAGGACCAGTACATCCGCGGCGTGACGCCCAACGGAGAGGTGTATACGATTGGTCGTAACGCGGCCTCCGGGCCCGACGGTCAAAAAAGCGAGATTTGCGGTCCATGTTTCAGTCCCGACGGTTCGACCCTGTTTTTCAACGTACAGCGCTATCCCGGCCGCACCTTCGCGGTTCGCGGTCCCTGGCCCGCGCGCTCGTCCTAG
- the rplM gene encoding 50S ribosomal protein L13, whose amino-acid sequence MKTISVKPADVVKKWVVIDAEGAVVGRLAAYVATRLRGKHRPDYTPHVDMGDNIIIVNAEKVVFTGKKRDDKRYYHHTGHPGGIKETSPAKLLDGRFPERVVEKAVLRMLPKDSPLARQQFSNLRVYAGPDHKHEAQQPEVVDFKSMNSKNTRG is encoded by the coding sequence ATGAAAACCATCTCCGTTAAACCGGCGGATGTCGTCAAAAAGTGGGTCGTGATCGACGCAGAGGGTGCCGTTGTCGGTCGCCTCGCTGCCTACGTCGCCACCCGCCTGCGCGGCAAGCATCGTCCGGACTACACTCCCCATGTCGACATGGGCGACAACATCATCATCGTGAATGCCGAGAAGGTCGTCTTCACCGGCAAGAAGCGCGACGACAAGCGTTACTATCACCACACCGGTCACCCGGGTGGGATCAAGGAAACCAGCCCGGCCAAGCTGCTGGACGGACGTTTCCCGGAGCGCGTTGTCGAGAAGGCCGTGCTGCGCATGCTGCCGAAAGACAGCCCGCTGGCGCGTCAGCAGTTCTCGAACCTGCGTGTCTACGCCGGTCCCGATCACAAGCACGAGGCCCAACAGCCGGAAGTGGTCGATTTCAAGTCCATGAACTCCAAGAATACGCGAGGCTGA
- the rpsI gene encoding 30S ribosomal protein S9: MSDEARSLEDLKDVIKEADAGTVVADESVPAEPKIDEHGRSYATGKRKNAVARVWIKRGNGKIVVNGKDQEQYFARPVLRMLLQQPLEAAERVNEFDVFATVTGGGLSGQAGAVRHGISKALQLFEPGLRPVLKAGGFLTRDSRVVERKKYGKAKARRSFQFSKR, translated from the coding sequence ATGTCAGACGAAGCCCGCTCGCTCGAAGACCTCAAAGACGTCATCAAGGAAGCCGACGCCGGCACCGTGGTGGCTGACGAGTCCGTTCCGGCTGAGCCCAAGATTGATGAGCATGGCCGTTCCTATGCCACTGGCAAGCGCAAGAACGCGGTCGCCCGCGTCTGGATCAAGCGCGGCAATGGCAAGATTGTCGTCAACGGCAAGGACCAGGAGCAATACTTTGCCCGTCCGGTCCTGCGCATGCTGCTTCAGCAGCCGCTGGAAGCCGCTGAACGCGTCAATGAGTTCGACGTTTTCGCCACCGTCACCGGTGGTGGTCTGTCCGGCCAGGCCGGTGCTGTGCGTCACGGCATCTCCAAGGCCCTCCAGCTGTTCGAACCGGGCCTGCGCCCGGTCCTGAAGGCCGGTGGCTTCCTGACCCGCGACAGCCGCGTCGTCGAGCGTAAGAAGTACGGCAAGGCCAAGGCCCGCCGCTCCTTCCAGTTCTCGAAGCGCTAA
- a CDS encoding LysR family transcriptional regulator: MKWNAIAFDWNQIRAFLATIEEGSFSGAARALGQTQPTLSRQIAALEADLGITLFERNRRATRPTSAALELVEHVRSMGEAAQRISLTASGQSSAIEGLVTVTATNITASYYLPPIIKRIREEAPGIRLEIIASNELQDLQKREADIAIRHARPEQPDLIARRVSETTGHLYAHPDYLDRVGRPVSLDDVNRLDFIGFEQNGRVIDYLNALGLQLTLDNFTISCGSSSVHHALAMQGLGVTLMTRDWIEHYSTLEQVWPSLPAIPVETWLVTHRELNTSRRIRLVFDMIAEGLAEQARARPRL; this comes from the coding sequence ATGAAATGGAACGCCATTGCCTTCGACTGGAACCAGATCCGCGCCTTCCTCGCGACCATTGAGGAAGGCTCGTTTTCCGGCGCCGCGCGGGCCCTTGGTCAGACCCAGCCGACACTGAGTCGCCAGATCGCGGCCTTGGAAGCGGACCTGGGGATCACCCTGTTCGAGCGCAACCGCCGCGCCACGCGACCAACGAGCGCCGCGCTCGAACTGGTCGAGCATGTCCGCTCGATGGGGGAAGCCGCCCAGCGTATCTCGCTGACGGCCTCCGGACAATCGAGTGCCATTGAAGGGCTGGTGACCGTCACCGCGACCAATATCACCGCCTCATACTATCTGCCGCCGATCATCAAGCGCATTCGCGAGGAAGCGCCGGGCATCCGTCTCGAAATCATAGCCTCCAATGAATTGCAGGATCTGCAAAAACGTGAGGCCGATATTGCGATCCGCCACGCCCGGCCGGAACAGCCCGATCTCATCGCCCGCCGGGTCAGCGAAACAACCGGTCATCTCTATGCCCATCCCGACTATCTCGACCGGGTCGGGCGGCCGGTCAGCCTCGACGATGTCAACCGGCTCGACTTCATCGGCTTCGAGCAGAATGGGCGGGTCATCGATTACCTCAACGCGCTCGGCCTCCAGCTGACGCTGGACAATTTCACGATCAGTTGCGGCAGCAGCAGCGTCCATCACGCACTGGCGATGCAGGGTCTCGGCGTCACCCTGATGACGCGTGACTGGATCGAACACTACTCGACCCTGGAACAGGTCTGGCCATCCCTGCCAGCGATTCCGGTCGAAACCTGGCTGGTCACCCATCGCGAGCTCAACACCAGCCGCCGCATCCGCCTGGTCTTCGACATGATCGCGGAAGGCCTGGCCGAGCAGGCCCGGGCCCGCCCGCGGCTGTAA
- a CDS encoding class I SAM-dependent methyltransferase, with the protein MTNATRWWDKIAEKYSNQPIADVEAWEHKLGKIREYGSSEARVLEFGCGTGGTARRLAGSVGSILATDISGEMLRIAADRGRAEGIDNITYQQADFASLEAAEGSFDIVLGMSILHLLDDREAAMDRARAMLKPGGIFITSTACLLDGYWFMVPILPIGRLFGAFPLVKAFSGDRLRREIAAAGFEIDYDWRPKASGALFIVARKPATAA; encoded by the coding sequence ATGACCAACGCGACCCGCTGGTGGGACAAAATCGCTGAAAAATACTCGAACCAGCCGATCGCTGACGTCGAGGCCTGGGAGCACAAGCTCGGCAAGATCCGTGAGTATGGCTCGTCCGAAGCGCGGGTGCTCGAGTTCGGGTGTGGCACCGGCGGGACCGCCCGCCGCCTCGCAGGGTCTGTTGGCTCCATCCTCGCGACGGATATCTCCGGTGAGATGCTGCGGATCGCCGCAGACCGCGGTCGTGCCGAGGGGATTGATAACATCACCTACCAGCAGGCAGATTTCGCGTCACTGGAGGCCGCGGAGGGGAGTTTTGATATCGTCCTCGGCATGAGCATCCTGCACCTGCTCGATGATCGCGAGGCCGCGATGGACAGGGCGAGGGCGATGCTCAAGCCCGGCGGTATCTTCATCACCAGCACCGCCTGCCTGCTCGACGGCTACTGGTTCATGGTCCCCATCCTGCCTATCGGCCGCCTGTTTGGTGCCTTCCCGCTGGTCAAGGCGTTCAGCGGCGACCGGCTACGGCGCGAGATTGCAGCGGCCGGCTTCGAGATTGACTATGACTGGCGACCCAAGGCATCCGGAGCGCTCTTCATTGTCGCGCGCAAACCGGCTACCGCCGCGTAG
- a CDS encoding ABC transporter transmembrane domain-containing protein, with translation MTQTQSAADAAADEARGSGFAAEMERDRAHRERAKSARPLRRLVPYVTRYPGLLAAFVIFLVLASALTLILPAAFRLVVDCGFQSGSAQAGCDLIASGGGLGAYFLAGIAVAGLLGLASAFRYYFISRLGERVVADLREDVFSHLLTLDPGFYVHTRTGEVLSRLTTDTTLIQTVVGSSVSVALRTVATTTGALLLMVVVNWQLALLVLALGPVILLPVVLFGRRVQRLSRTSQDNLADASARAGETLQAIETVQAFTREREEAGRFSAAVETTFQAAMRRIQVRAVMTAVIFSVILSGLIAVLWFGAVQVQTGAMTAGAMTQFVMYAFVAVSGVGMLTETYSEVMRAAGATERLMELLAARGALATDAGAAAPAQPVRGAIRFEDVVFAYPARPDETVLDAITLTVEAGETVAIVGPSGAGKSTLFQLMLRFYDPASGRITLDGADLRSLDIEGLRQSLAIVQQNAPLFSGSVADNIRFGRPDVGEAEIVAAAKAANAHEFIMALPDGYATPLGERASTLSGGQRQRIAIARAILRDAPVLLLDEATSALDSESEHLIQAAVERLARDRTTLVIAHRLATVRTADRIIVMEDGRIVDQGTHDALMARGGLYARYVALQFAGT, from the coding sequence ATGACCCAGACCCAGTCCGCTGCTGACGCCGCCGCCGACGAGGCCCGCGGATCCGGTTTTGCGGCCGAGATGGAGCGCGACCGGGCGCATCGCGAAAGAGCGAAATCGGCCCGGCCGCTGCGCCGGCTGGTGCCCTATGTGACGCGCTATCCCGGTTTGCTGGCGGCCTTTGTCATCTTCCTGGTACTGGCTTCGGCGCTGACCCTGATCCTGCCGGCAGCCTTCCGTCTGGTGGTCGATTGCGGTTTCCAGAGTGGCAGTGCCCAGGCAGGGTGTGACCTGATCGCCAGTGGTGGCGGGCTGGGCGCCTATTTTCTCGCCGGCATCGCCGTCGCCGGTCTTCTGGGCCTGGCCAGCGCCTTCCGCTACTACTTCATCAGCCGGCTTGGCGAGCGTGTCGTCGCCGACCTGCGGGAGGACGTGTTCAGTCACCTCCTGACCCTCGATCCCGGCTTTTACGTGCACACGCGGACCGGTGAAGTCCTGTCGCGGCTGACCACTGACACCACGCTGATCCAGACGGTGGTGGGCTCCTCGGTCTCGGTGGCGTTGCGGACCGTCGCAACGACCACTGGCGCACTGTTGCTGATGGTGGTGGTCAACTGGCAGCTGGCGCTCCTGGTTCTCGCCCTCGGACCGGTCATCCTGCTGCCCGTGGTGCTGTTCGGACGCCGGGTGCAGCGGCTGTCGCGGACCAGCCAGGACAATCTGGCCGATGCCTCGGCCCGTGCCGGCGAGACCCTGCAGGCGATCGAGACGGTCCAGGCCTTTACCCGTGAGCGTGAGGAGGCGGGCCGGTTCAGTGCTGCGGTCGAAACCACTTTCCAGGCTGCCATGCGACGGATCCAGGTCCGTGCCGTCATGACGGCGGTGATCTTCTCGGTCATCCTGAGCGGGTTGATCGCGGTGTTGTGGTTCGGCGCAGTCCAGGTCCAGACCGGGGCGATGACGGCCGGGGCGATGACCCAGTTCGTGATGTACGCCTTTGTCGCCGTCAGTGGGGTCGGCATGCTGACCGAGACCTATAGCGAGGTGATGCGGGCCGCCGGAGCCACCGAGCGCCTGATGGAATTGCTGGCCGCGCGCGGCGCCCTGGCGACCGACGCAGGGGCGGCAGCGCCTGCCCAGCCGGTGCGTGGCGCGATCCGCTTTGAAGACGTGGTCTTTGCCTATCCGGCCCGTCCGGACGAGACGGTTCTCGACGCTATCACGCTGACCGTCGAGGCCGGTGAAACTGTCGCGATTGTCGGTCCATCCGGGGCCGGCAAGAGTACCCTGTTCCAGCTGATGCTGCGCTTCTACGACCCGGCGAGCGGGCGCATCACGCTGGATGGCGCCGACTTGCGCAGCCTGGACATCGAAGGCCTGCGGCAGTCACTGGCTATCGTGCAGCAGAACGCGCCGCTCTTTTCCGGCAGTGTCGCCGACAATATTCGTTTCGGCCGCCCGGACGTCGGCGAGGCCGAGATTGTTGCGGCAGCCAAGGCGGCCAACGCGCATGAGTTCATCATGGCCCTGCCGGACGGCTATGCGACGCCGCTCGGGGAGCGGGCCTCGACCCTGTCGGGCGGGCAGCGTCAGCGGATCGCGATTGCCCGCGCCATTCTGCGCGACGCCCCGGTGCTGCTGCTGGATGAGGCGACGAGTGCCCTCGATTCGGAGAGCGAGCATCTGATCCAGGCCGCCGTCGAGCGGCTGGCCCGTGACCGGACCACGCTGGTGATCGCCCATCGCCTGGCCACGGTCCGCACCGCCGACCGGATCATCGTCATGGAAGACGGCCGGATCGTGGACCAGGGCACGCATGACGCGCTGATGGCGCGCGGCGGCCTCTACGCCCGCTACGTCGCGCTGCAATTCGCCGGGACCTGA
- the phaC gene encoding class I poly(R)-hydroxyalkanoic acid synthase, with product MSEKTGKGKSDPAQFDWANLSGKELETLEHLSRNLMQTSLKSQRLMSDVMRKALEGDPVLPNADPFHSAPEFQEVWNKIAGQPDLMMRAQADLMKGYIDLWSNTTKRMMGGPADSKPAIEPEPGDKRWRSADWSENPVFDALKQSYLLNQHFMMGLVGSVDGVDERTKRKVEFLTRMMTDALSPTNFALTNPDVLRETMQSQGENLTQGLENLIDDLMAGDGRLALSQTDMNGFEVGKDMATAPGEVVFENDLMELIQYAPATETVKARPLLIAPPWINKFYIMDLREKNSMIRWLTQQGFTVFLISWVNPGPELKDKTFEDYMHEGLFAALHAIEAATGETSVNAVGYCVAGTLLSSALAWLEAEGQSDRIASATFFAAQSDFEKAGDLLIFIDDIWLKEIERIMDSQGGVLDGRSMADTFNLLRSNDLVWSFVVNNYLLGRQPQAFDLLFWNADQTRMPKALHLWYLDNFYKNNRLAKGELEMGGHRLDLGAVKTPVYIQASRDDHIAPYPSVYRAARLYGGEARFMMAGSGHIAGVINHPDAKKYQYWTNDALPETVEAWIDGAVEHPGSWWGDWRDWLYARSGEDVPARTPGDGKLKLIRKAPGRNVMVRSDDADTAKPGAKAKAKSEASPKPEAKSTPKPKAKPKTKSKPKADRSA from the coding sequence ATGAGCGAGAAAACGGGAAAGGGCAAAAGCGATCCGGCCCAGTTTGACTGGGCGAACCTGTCCGGGAAAGAACTCGAGACGCTCGAGCACCTGTCGCGCAACCTGATGCAAACCTCGCTAAAGTCCCAGCGATTGATGTCCGACGTCATGCGCAAGGCGCTGGAGGGCGACCCCGTCCTGCCAAACGCCGACCCGTTTCACTCCGCCCCCGAATTCCAGGAAGTCTGGAACAAGATCGCCGGCCAACCGGATCTGATGATGCGGGCCCAGGCCGATCTGATGAAAGGCTATATCGATCTCTGGTCGAACACGACCAAGCGGATGATGGGCGGCCCCGCCGACTCCAAGCCGGCGATCGAGCCGGAGCCCGGCGACAAGCGCTGGCGCTCCGCCGACTGGTCGGAAAACCCCGTCTTCGACGCGCTCAAGCAGTCCTACCTGCTGAACCAGCATTTCATGATGGGTCTGGTTGGCAGTGTCGACGGCGTTGACGAACGCACCAAGCGCAAGGTCGAATTCCTGACCCGGATGATGACCGATGCCCTGTCGCCGACCAATTTCGCGCTGACCAATCCGGACGTGCTGCGGGAGACCATGCAGAGCCAGGGCGAGAACCTCACCCAAGGACTCGAAAACCTCATCGACGACCTGATGGCCGGCGATGGCCGCCTCGCCCTCAGCCAGACCGACATGAACGGCTTCGAGGTCGGCAAGGACATGGCCACCGCCCCGGGCGAGGTCGTGTTCGAAAATGACCTGATGGAGCTGATCCAGTACGCGCCGGCGACCGAGACCGTGAAGGCACGCCCGCTGCTGATTGCCCCGCCCTGGATCAACAAGTTCTACATCATGGACCTGCGCGAGAAGAATTCCATGATCCGCTGGCTGACCCAGCAAGGCTTCACGGTTTTCCTGATTTCCTGGGTCAATCCGGGTCCGGAACTGAAGGACAAGACCTTCGAGGACTACATGCATGAGGGCCTGTTCGCGGCCCTGCATGCGATCGAGGCGGCGACCGGCGAGACGTCGGTCAACGCGGTCGGCTATTGCGTCGCCGGCACGCTGTTGTCGTCTGCCCTCGCCTGGCTTGAAGCGGAAGGCCAGTCCGACCGCATCGCCTCGGCGACCTTCTTTGCCGCGCAGTCGGACTTCGAGAAGGCCGGCGACCTGCTGATCTTCATCGATGATATCTGGCTCAAGGAAATCGAGCGCATCATGGACAGCCAGGGCGGTGTGCTCGACGGCCGCTCTATGGCCGACACCTTCAACCTGCTGCGCTCCAATGATCTGGTCTGGTCCTTCGTGGTCAACAACTATCTGCTCGGCCGCCAGCCCCAGGCGTTCGACCTGCTGTTCTGGAATGCTGACCAGACCCGCATGCCCAAGGCGCTGCACCTCTGGTATCTCGATAATTTCTACAAGAATAACCGTCTCGCAAAGGGTGAGCTGGAGATGGGCGGGCACCGGCTCGACCTCGGCGCCGTGAAGACCCCCGTCTACATTCAGGCGTCACGGGACGACCACATCGCCCCCTACCCCTCAGTCTACCGCGCAGCCCGCCTCTATGGCGGCGAGGCTCGTTTCATGATGGCCGGATCGGGACATATTGCCGGTGTGATCAATCATCCCGATGCCAAGAAATACCAGTACTGGACCAATGACGCGCTGCCCGAGACCGTCGAGGCCTGGATCGACGGCGCCGTCGAGCATCCCGGCTCCTGGTGGGGCGACTGGCGCGACTGGCTGTACGCCCGCTCCGGCGAGGATGTCCCGGCCCGCACGCCGGGCGACGGCAAGCTCAAACTGATCCGCAAGGCGCCGGGCCGAAACGTGATGGTGCGCAGCGACGACGCTGACACAGCCAAGCCCGGGGCGAAGGCGAAGGCCAAGTCTGAAGCCTCGCCCAAGCCCGAGGCCAAATCCACGCCCAAGCCAAAGGCCAAGCCGAAAACCAAGTCCAAACCCAAGGCTGACAGGAGCGCTTGA
- the glpX gene encoding class II fructose-bisphosphatase, whose translation MSDTQALTNLAFQAVRAAESAAVAASGWIGRGEKELADQAAVDALRTGLNAMPMRGRIVIGEGERDEAPMLFIGEEVGTGEGPEIDIALDPLEGTSLTAKGQANALVLVSFALRGGLLHAPDTYMDKIAVGPGLPAAVVDLDASAEENVRNLAKAKGVDTSAITVCILERERHQPIMDGVKAAGGRIRLIPDGDVAGGMGTAGLGAGVDMYIGQGGAPEGVLLASALRCIGGQMQARLVFRNDDERARAARVGVTDLDRKYDVAELAASHCLFVAAGVTDGDLVDGVRTEGGMVHTHTLLLDSADHSIRRIRSARPAS comes from the coding sequence ATGAGCGATACGCAAGCCCTGACCAATCTGGCCTTCCAGGCTGTTCGTGCGGCCGAAAGTGCTGCTGTGGCGGCCTCCGGCTGGATTGGCCGCGGCGAGAAGGAACTTGCAGACCAGGCCGCTGTGGATGCGCTGCGGACCGGGCTCAATGCGATGCCGATGCGCGGTCGGATCGTGATCGGCGAGGGCGAGCGTGATGAAGCCCCGATGCTGTTCATCGGTGAAGAAGTCGGCACCGGTGAAGGTCCCGAGATCGACATTGCCCTCGACCCGCTTGAAGGCACGTCCCTGACCGCCAAGGGGCAGGCCAATGCGCTGGTCCTGGTCTCCTTCGCACTGCGCGGCGGCCTGCTGCATGCACCCGATACCTATATGGACAAGATCGCTGTTGGCCCGGGCCTGCCGGCCGCGGTTGTCGACCTTGATGCGTCGGCCGAGGAGAATGTCCGCAACCTGGCGAAAGCCAAGGGCGTCGACACCTCGGCGATCACCGTCTGCATTCTCGAACGCGAGCGCCATCAGCCGATCATGGACGGCGTCAAGGCCGCGGGCGGGCGCATCCGTCTGATCCCCGATGGCGATGTTGCCGGCGGCATGGGAACGGCTGGCCTCGGCGCCGGCGTCGACATGTATATCGGCCAGGGCGGGGCGCCTGAAGGCGTGCTGCTGGCCTCGGCCCTGCGCTGCATTGGCGGCCAGATGCAGGCGCGCCTGGTTTTCCGCAATGATGACGAGCGTGCCCGTGCGGCCCGTGTCGGCGTGACCGATCTCGATCGCAAATATGATGTCGCCGAGCTGGCCGCCAGCCATTGCCTCTTCGTGGCGGCGGGCGTGACCGACGGTGATCTGGTTGACGGCGTCCGCACCGAAGGCGGCATGGTCCACACCCATACGCTTTTGCTCGACTCAGCCGATCATTCGATCCGCCGTATCCGGTCGGCCCGACCGGCGAGCTGA
- the recJ gene encoding single-stranded-DNA-specific exonuclease RecJ, whose protein sequence is MLDEALTENIGSPPLLGVSRSLCGKRWRLRAADETAVVTIARQQGIPDALARVMAGRDISADAAAGFLTPRLRDSFPDPSDFADMDKAAGLVWDAIEADRPMAVFADYDVDGATSAAQLIRYFRHFGRSAEIYVPDRIEEGYGPSGAAFETLQQRGAELVITVDCGAAAHAALAHAAGIGLDVIVIDHHLMDDAMPPAAALVNPNRPDDHSGCGHLAAAGVTFIFLAALNREGRRRGTITADNEPSLLDWIDLAALGTICDVVPLTGINRAITAQGLKAMSGWRHLGLRCLAETSGVEGEATTYHAGFLIGPRINAGGRVGKSDLGATLLTTQDEALARRIAGELDALNAERRGIEADVLDAATAQLTAQASDRAILVAAGEGWHPGVIGVVAGRLKERFDKPVIVIGIDRTASPPIGKGSGRSVPGVNLGGAIAAAREAGLLISGGGHAMAGGLSVDPDRITELVAFLDARLAPELAAAADDMALKADGVLSASGITPELAHMLERAGPFGQGNAEPRFVLPRMRVSFAKRVGTDHVRFTLSDLDGRRVDGISFRCADTPLGEALLAAGPDLYHAFGRLKLDTWQGRERVQLHLEDLATAAE, encoded by the coding sequence ATGCTTGATGAAGCGCTGACTGAAAACATCGGCTCACCTCCACTTCTGGGGGTGAGCCGTTCGCTTTGTGGCAAGCGCTGGCGCCTGCGCGCCGCGGACGAGACCGCAGTCGTCACGATCGCGCGGCAACAAGGCATTCCCGACGCACTGGCCCGCGTGATGGCCGGTCGGGACATCAGCGCCGACGCCGCGGCGGGTTTCCTGACACCGCGGCTGCGCGACAGTTTTCCCGATCCGTCCGACTTTGCCGACATGGACAAGGCCGCCGGTCTGGTCTGGGACGCGATCGAGGCGGATCGCCCGATGGCGGTGTTTGCCGATTATGATGTCGACGGCGCGACATCCGCGGCTCAGCTGATCCGCTATTTCCGGCATTTCGGCCGCAGCGCCGAGATCTATGTGCCGGACCGGATCGAGGAGGGCTATGGCCCCTCCGGCGCCGCCTTCGAGACCTTGCAGCAGCGCGGGGCCGAGCTGGTGATCACTGTCGATTGTGGCGCCGCAGCCCATGCAGCGCTGGCCCATGCCGCCGGGATCGGCCTCGACGTGATCGTGATCGACCATCACCTGATGGACGATGCGATGCCGCCGGCCGCCGCCCTGGTCAATCCGAATCGGCCCGATGATCACTCCGGCTGCGGACATCTGGCGGCCGCCGGCGTCACCTTCATCTTTCTCGCCGCCCTCAACCGGGAAGGCCGGCGCCGCGGCACCATCACTGCCGACAATGAGCCGAGCCTGCTCGATTGGATCGACCTGGCGGCCCTCGGCACGATTTGCGATGTCGTGCCTCTGACCGGGATCAATCGGGCCATCACCGCCCAGGGTCTCAAGGCGATGAGTGGCTGGCGACATCTCGGCCTGCGCTGTCTGGCCGAGACGTCGGGTGTCGAAGGCGAGGCCACCACCTATCATGCCGGGTTTCTGATCGGCCCGCGCATCAATGCCGGCGGCCGGGTCGGAAAGTCCGATCTGGGCGCGACCTTGCTGACGACGCAGGATGAAGCCCTCGCGCGGCGTATTGCGGGGGAGCTGGACGCGCTCAATGCCGAACGGCGGGGCATCGAGGCCGACGTTCTCGACGCCGCCACAGCCCAGCTCACAGCGCAAGCCAGTGACCGCGCGATTCTGGTGGCTGCGGGCGAGGGCTGGCATCCCGGGGTGATCGGCGTTGTTGCCGGCCGTCTCAAGGAGCGATTCGACAAGCCGGTGATCGTGATCGGGATCGACCGAACAGCGAGTCCGCCGATCGGCAAGGGCTCCGGACGCTCGGTCCCCGGGGTCAATCTTGGCGGCGCCATCGCCGCCGCGCGTGAGGCCGGCCTCCTGATATCGGGCGGCGGGCACGCCATGGCCGGCGGGCTGAGTGTCGATCCCGACCGGATCACCGAACTTGTGGCCTTTCTCGACGCGCGGCTCGCGCCTGAACTGGCCGCCGCCGCCGATGACATGGCGCTGAAGGCAGACGGGGTCCTCTCGGCCTCGGGCATCACCCCCGAGCTGGCCCATATGCTCGAGCGGGCCGGGCCTTTCGGCCAGGGCAATGCCGAGCCGCGTTTTGTCCTGCCGCGCATGCGGGTCAGTTTTGCCAAGCGCGTGGGCACCGACCATGTCCGCTTTACCTTGAGTGATCTTGACGGCCGACGCGTGGACGGGATCAGTTTTCGCTGTGCAGACACGCCTCTGGGAGAGGCTTTGCTGGCGGCCGGACCCGACCTGTATCACGCGTTTGGCCGGCTCAAGCTCGACACCTGGCAGGGCCGCGAGCGGGTCCAGCTGCACTTGGAAGATCTGGCGACTGCTGCTGAATGA